The genomic stretch AGCTACTTGTGGAATAAGCTTCCCGGAAGCATCACGCACCGCAGCTAGGTCACCGATGACAAAAAGATAAGGATACCCAGGAACCGAAAGATCGGGGTTCACCAAAACTCTTCCATTGGGCTCCACAGGAAGCCCAAAAGCCTTTCCCAGAGGATTCGCTTTCACCCCTGCCGTCCAAAGGATCGTTCCAGCCGCGATCCTCTGCGCGCCGATTTCTATCCAGCCTTCTCCCAAAGCCGTTACCGGAGAACGCAACCTGACTTCCACTCCGAGTTGTTGCAAAAACTCCTGCGCCTTGGAAGAAAGGTCGGGCGGAAGTGTGGGGAGGATCCTGGGTCCTGCCTCCAAAAGGACAATTCGTGTTCGTGCGGGATCGATGTGACGAAATTCTCCTCGCAAAGCATGGCGGGTAAGCTCTGCGACTGCACCAGCCATCTCCACTCCGGTGGCGCCTCCTCCTACAATCACGATCGTTAGAAGAGCTGCGCGCTTTGCAGCATCCTTCTCATATTCCGCCTTCTCGAGGGCAGAAAGAATACGAGAACGAATCTCAATCGCGTCTTCCAAGGATTTTAAGCTCAGAGCATACGCTTCCCATTCTGGATGATCAAAATAGTTGGTCACTGCACCCAGGGCCAGAATGAGAAAGTCAAATTCTAGGTAACCGCCAGAAAGCAAAAGCCGTTTCGCGTCTAGCTCCACACCCACGACAGTGTCCATCCGGGCTTCTACCCACGGATACCTTCGAAAAATGGATCGGACGGGAATTGCAATCTCGGTGGCCGCCAGCCCCGCCGTAGCTACCTGATAGAGTAACGGTTGAAAAAGATGATAGTTCGCCTGATCTACAAG from Candidatus Methylacidithermus pantelleriae encodes the following:
- a CDS encoding NAD(P)/FAD-dependent oxidoreductase, translated to MPGEARIIIAGAGFGGLAATRILARAHQKVTLVDQANYHLFQPLLYQVATAGLAATEIAIPVRSIFRRYPWVEARMDTVVGVELDAKRLLLSGGYLEFDFLILALGAVTNYFDHPEWEAYALSLKSLEDAIEIRSRILSALEKAEYEKDAAKRAALLTIVIVGGGATGVEMAGAVAELTRHALRGEFRHIDPARTRIVLLEAGPRILPTLPPDLSSKAQEFLQQLGVEVRLRSPVTALGEGWIEIGAQRIAAGTILWTAGVKANPLGKAFGLPVEPNGRVLVNPDLSVPGYPYLFVIGDLAAVRDASGKLIPQVAPAAIQMGEHAARTILAELEEKNTLRKPFRYIDKGTLATVGRSMAVAKIGWIQCAGWIAWILWLFVHLIKLIGFHNKALVLFEWTWSYLTFRKGARVILRYHRPSRADSAGKAS